One Weissella coleopterorum DNA segment encodes these proteins:
- the lepA gene encoding translation elongation factor 4: protein MANRQQYIRNFAIIAHIDHGKSTLADRIMEMTSTVSDRESSAQQLDDLAVEKAHGVTVKSKAVRNYYTDANGDEYQFNLIDTPGHVDFNYEVSRSLSATDGVLLVVDATKGVQAQTVANFRLAKEANLTIIPIVNKIDNNMADVDGTINQILDLDADFADQEILKISAKSGLGVDKVLEAIRDRIPAPRGDDHAPLKALVFDSKFDPYKGVVAQVRIFDGQLTSQTSQLFFANQLSATNKEIGIFAPEMLTLSTLSAGDVGYVVTGVKDSNAIKIGDTITNANHPTQEALPGYQAVEPMVYAGLYPKNSDYKDLKIAIEKLALNDAAFQYEPEQSEALGMGFRGGFLGIFHLQIIRERLLAEFGLEVLTTMPNSTFKLTLKNQDEPLYVENPIQFPDWSKIAQIEEPYVHAKMTLPNEMLNDIMRLAEGRRGTLEDLDTLGSMVVATYLMPISEIAYDFFNELKSVSHGFATLSTEVAEYDYSDLVKLEIAIDYANIDALTLITHRLKAERIAQNMVIKLRDLVPRKLQVMPVQAIVEGRVIARENIPPLRKVAAKGSTVSKKQQQLRRSGQAKSNIELPQAVFDALLDLG from the coding sequence ATGGCAAATCGGCAACAATATATTCGAAATTTTGCAATTATTGCACATATTGATCACGGGAAATCAACCCTAGCTGATCGAATTATGGAAATGACAAGCACTGTTAGTGATCGGGAATCATCAGCGCAACAATTAGATGATTTAGCCGTTGAAAAGGCGCATGGAGTTACAGTTAAATCAAAAGCGGTTCGGAACTACTATACTGATGCTAATGGTGATGAATATCAATTTAATTTAATTGATACACCAGGCCATGTTGATTTTAACTATGAAGTTTCGCGTTCACTTTCAGCAACAGATGGGGTTCTTTTGGTTGTGGATGCTACTAAAGGGGTTCAGGCTCAAACGGTTGCTAATTTCCGGTTGGCTAAAGAAGCCAATCTGACAATTATTCCAATCGTAAATAAAATTGATAATAATATGGCCGACGTAGATGGTACGATTAATCAAATCCTAGACCTCGATGCAGACTTTGCCGATCAAGAGATTTTAAAAATTTCTGCTAAAAGTGGCCTCGGTGTTGATAAAGTCCTTGAGGCAATCCGTGATCGAATCCCGGCCCCCCGCGGTGATGATCATGCCCCTTTGAAGGCCTTAGTCTTTGATTCAAAATTTGATCCCTACAAAGGCGTTGTCGCCCAAGTTAGAATTTTTGATGGTCAATTAACAAGTCAAACGAGTCAACTGTTTTTCGCAAACCAACTAAGTGCTACTAATAAAGAAATCGGTATTTTTGCCCCAGAAATGTTAACACTAAGCACCCTTTCAGCTGGTGATGTAGGCTATGTCGTAACGGGGGTTAAAGATTCGAACGCCATTAAAATTGGTGATACGATAACAAACGCCAATCATCCTACCCAAGAAGCTTTACCAGGTTATCAAGCGGTTGAGCCAATGGTTTATGCTGGCCTTTATCCTAAAAATAGTGATTACAAAGATTTGAAAATAGCGATTGAAAAACTGGCCTTAAACGATGCAGCTTTCCAATATGAACCAGAACAATCTGAGGCCTTGGGGATGGGATTTCGTGGGGGCTTCTTAGGAATTTTTCATCTTCAAATCATTCGGGAACGTTTACTAGCTGAGTTTGGCTTAGAAGTTCTAACGACTATGCCAAATTCAACGTTTAAATTAACCTTGAAAAATCAGGATGAACCGCTCTACGTGGAAAACCCCATTCAATTTCCAGACTGGTCAAAAATAGCTCAAATTGAAGAACCTTATGTTCACGCCAAAATGACTTTACCAAATGAAATGTTGAATGACATTATGCGGTTAGCAGAAGGCCGTCGTGGAACGCTAGAGGATCTAGATACACTAGGATCAATGGTAGTTGCTACTTATTTAATGCCCATTTCAGAAATTGCTTACGATTTCTTTAATGAATTAAAGTCAGTTTCGCATGGCTTCGCCACCCTATCTACTGAAGTGGCAGAATACGACTACTCGGATTTGGTCAAACTAGAAATTGCCATTGATTATGCTAATATTGATGCATTGACTTTGATTACTCATCGTTTGAAGGCAGAAAGAATCGCACAGAACATGGTGATCAAATTACGAGACTTAGTACCACGTAAATTACAAGTAATGCCAGTTCAAGCCATTGTTGAAGGGCGAGTGATTGCGCGCGAAAATATTCCACCATTACGTAAGGTTGCAGCAAAAGGCTCGACAGTTTCTAAAAAACAGCAACAATTACGGCGAAGTGGACAAGCGAAATCTAATATTGAACTCCCACAAGCGGTCTTTGATGCACTGCTAGACTTAGGTTAA
- the rpsN gene encoding 30S ribosomal protein S14: protein MAKKSKIAKAKKIEATVEKYAAKRAELKAAGDYIGLSKLPRNASPVRMHNRDQLDGRPHAYMREFGMSRLNFRQLAHKGLIPGVKKASW from the coding sequence ATGGCTAAGAAGTCTAAGATCGCTAAGGCTAAGAAAATTGAAGCAACTGTTGAGAAGTACGCTGCAAAGCGCGCTGAATTAAAAGCTGCTGGAGACTATATTGGACTTTCAAAGTTGCCTCGTAATGCATCCCCTGTTCGGATGCACAACCGGGACCAACTTGACGGACGTCCTCATGCATACATGCGTGAGTTCGGAATGTCACGTTTGAATTTCCGTCAACTTGCACACAAGGGATTGATTCCTGGTGTCAAGAAAGCTTCTTGGTAA
- the fba gene encoding class II fructose-1,6-bisphosphate aldolase produces MTITNAKQMIQNAREQQYAISAFNTNNLEWTQAILRVAKVRQAPTLMAISMGAVKYMGGFKVVAELVRNLDEAMEVDVPIAIHLDHGTYEGAKAAIAAGFTSVMFDGSDLPLDENLKKTAEIVDLAKQADVSVEAEVGSIGGEEDGVVGDGEIAPIADAIQMAETGIDFLAAGIGNIHGQYPANWNGLHLDHLAELSAAVSNAVNKPMPIVLHGGSGIPDDQIKQAIQLGVAKVNVNTEAQLAFHQGIRDYVLSNQDLEGKNYDPRKFLKPGFSAIEKALNERIDVFNSADQA; encoded by the coding sequence ATGACAATTACTAACGCAAAACAAATGATCCAAAACGCTCGTGAACAACAATATGCCATTAGTGCATTTAATACTAATAACTTGGAATGGACTCAAGCCATTCTTCGAGTAGCTAAAGTACGCCAAGCACCTACTTTAATGGCGATCTCAATGGGTGCTGTTAAGTACATGGGCGGTTTTAAGGTTGTTGCTGAATTAGTACGGAATCTAGATGAAGCCATGGAAGTAGATGTGCCAATTGCGATCCATCTTGATCATGGTACCTACGAAGGGGCTAAGGCAGCCATTGCCGCTGGTTTTACTTCGGTAATGTTTGATGGTTCTGATTTACCATTGGATGAAAATCTTAAAAAGACGGCTGAAATCGTTGATTTGGCCAAGCAAGCGGATGTTTCAGTTGAAGCGGAAGTCGGATCAATTGGTGGTGAAGAAGATGGCGTTGTTGGTGACGGTGAAATTGCACCGATTGCTGATGCTATCCAAATGGCCGAAACAGGAATTGACTTCTTAGCCGCTGGAATTGGTAATATTCATGGTCAATATCCCGCAAATTGGAATGGTCTCCATTTAGATCATTTAGCTGAGTTATCAGCTGCCGTTTCTAATGCCGTTAATAAACCGATGCCCATTGTTTTACATGGTGGTTCTGGTATTCCAGATGATCAAATTAAACAAGCGATCCAATTAGGTGTGGCTAAAGTAAACGTCAATACTGAAGCCCAACTAGCTTTCCATCAAGGGATTCGGGATTATGTTCTTTCAAATCAAGACTTAGAAGGTAAGAATTATGATCCTCGTAAGTTTTTGAAGCCAGGGTTTTCAGCTATTGAAAAGGCCCTCAATGAACGAATTGATGTTTTTAATAGTGCAGATCAGGCTTAA
- a CDS encoding ABC transporter permease — protein sequence MRILSITRRVLKELFRDKRTLMLMFIAPLLVLSLMKVVFNNNSDLTVNLATVNMEQSLKDTLDDTDHISLKTYGKYSTAKDALKDQKVDGIIEYDGTDFTVTYANLDATKTTLTKSALSAAQVKNEISNLATALTKMQKAAGVTPIQAPQPKIHNVYNYGDKNTSYLDKMLPILMGFFVFFFVFLISGMALLRERASGTLDRLLATPVKRSDIVFGYILSYGLLAILQTIIIVSYTIWVLNVEVTGSILWVVIINILLAMVALTFGILMSTFAKSEFQMMQFIPLVVVPQIFFSGLISIDSMAGWLKVIADIMPMKYAGDALTNVVMSGAGFTQIWFDLLILLFFLVLLTVGNILGLKRYRKV from the coding sequence ATGCGAATTCTATCAATTACTCGTCGAGTTCTTAAGGAATTATTCCGTGATAAGAGAACTTTGATGTTAATGTTTATTGCGCCATTATTGGTTTTGAGTTTAATGAAGGTTGTATTTAACAATAATTCTGATTTAACGGTTAATTTGGCTACTGTTAATATGGAACAATCATTAAAAGACACCCTTGATGATACTGATCATATCAGTTTAAAAACTTATGGAAAATATTCTACTGCGAAAGATGCTTTGAAAGATCAAAAAGTTGATGGAATTATTGAATATGATGGTACTGATTTTACGGTGACTTATGCTAATTTGGATGCGACTAAGACGACTTTAACTAAGTCAGCTTTGTCTGCTGCTCAAGTTAAGAATGAAATTTCAAATTTGGCAACTGCACTTACAAAAATGCAGAAAGCGGCCGGAGTCACACCTATTCAAGCACCCCAGCCCAAAATTCATAATGTTTATAATTATGGTGATAAAAATACTTCATACTTAGATAAAATGTTGCCAATTCTAATGGGCTTCTTCGTGTTTTTCTTTGTCTTCCTGATTTCTGGAATGGCTCTCTTACGTGAGCGGGCTTCAGGAACGCTAGATCGCTTATTAGCGACTCCCGTCAAACGTTCTGATATTGTTTTTGGTTATATTTTAAGTTATGGACTTTTAGCCATTTTACAAACAATAATTATCGTCAGCTATACAATCTGGGTGCTAAATGTGGAAGTTACTGGTTCCATTCTATGGGTTGTGATAATTAATATTCTATTAGCAATGGTGGCCTTAACATTTGGAATCTTGATGTCGACATTTGCTAAATCAGAATTCCAGATGATGCAGTTTATCCCGTTGGTGGTTGTACCGCAAATCTTCTTCTCGGGATTAATTTCAATCGATTCAATGGCTGGCTGGCTAAAAGTAATTGCTGATATTATGCCAATGAAGTACGCTGGTGATGCGCTAACTAACGTCGTGATGAGTGGAGCTGGATTCACGCAAATTTGGTTTGACCTATTAATCCTATTATTTTTCTTAGTTTTACTCACTGTTGGAAATATCTTAGGTTTAAAGCGCTACCGTAAAGTATAA
- a CDS encoding Nif3-like dinuclear metal center hexameric protein — MQAKKLIQAIENLAPINLAWERDNVGLQVGHANQEITRVMTTLDVRPEVVTEAIEHHVDFIFSHHPIMFHPAKNLDLSDPQNKMYADLLKNNITVYSAHTNLDAAQNGMNDWLAQALGLSNLQPLLPNSVNPQSGLGRIGDLAEPISIQKYAEFIRDLFKVKVVRVIANDLNRTIQKIAVIGGDGGSEYITAQQMGAEALITADLYYHTGHDVLAHDFVVIDPDHHMEAIVKDQMTQQIKKWQQTYSWDLIEVFSSKVNTDPYTYI, encoded by the coding sequence ATGCAAGCGAAAAAACTAATTCAAGCGATTGAGAATCTTGCACCAATTAATTTAGCCTGGGAACGTGATAATGTCGGTTTGCAGGTGGGGCATGCCAATCAAGAAATCACAAGGGTCATGACTACCTTAGACGTTCGCCCTGAGGTTGTTACTGAAGCCATTGAACATCACGTTGATTTTATTTTTTCTCATCATCCCATTATGTTTCACCCTGCTAAAAATTTAGATTTAAGTGATCCACAAAATAAAATGTATGCTGATTTATTAAAAAATAATATAACGGTTTATAGTGCCCATACGAATTTAGATGCAGCTCAAAATGGGATGAATGATTGGTTGGCGCAGGCGCTAGGATTATCGAACCTGCAACCACTATTACCAAATTCTGTTAATCCACAAAGCGGGTTAGGTCGCATTGGCGACTTGGCAGAACCGATTAGTATTCAAAAATATGCTGAATTCATTCGTGATTTATTTAAAGTTAAAGTCGTCCGAGTGATTGCCAATGATTTAAATCGAACAATTCAAAAAATTGCCGTCATTGGTGGCGATGGAGGTTCGGAATATATAACGGCTCAGCAAATGGGCGCGGAAGCTTTAATTACGGCCGACTTATATTATCATACGGGTCATGACGTTTTAGCACATGACTTTGTAGTAATTGATCCGGATCACCATATGGAAGCTATCGTGAAGGATCAAATGACCCAACAAATTAAAAAATGGCAACAAACCTATTCTTGGGATTTAATTGAAGTTTTTAGCTCTAAGGTCAATACAGATCCATACACTTATATTTAA
- a CDS encoding ABC transporter ATP-binding protein — protein MSTEIIELTDVRKTYGTQVVLDDVSFAVNSGEIVGLIGPSGAGKSTIIKIALGMEVVDEGHATVFNKIMPQRQILGELGYMAQSDALYEQLSGRENLQFFAEMRGVKNISNEIDRVAKIVDLTSNLDKYTSGYSGGMKRRLSLAIAFLGNPKLLILDEPTVGIDPSLRRQIWHELQEMRDHGHTILVTTHVMDEAELVDRVALLLGGRLIANDSPKALEDAYHVDSIEEVFLMAEEKK, from the coding sequence ATGAGTACAGAAATTATTGAATTAACTGATGTTCGTAAAACATATGGCACTCAAGTCGTTTTAGATGATGTTTCCTTTGCAGTAAATTCTGGTGAAATTGTTGGGTTAATTGGTCCCTCTGGGGCAGGTAAATCAACCATTATTAAAATCGCCTTAGGGATGGAAGTCGTCGATGAAGGTCACGCCACTGTTTTTAATAAGATCATGCCACAACGTCAAATTCTAGGTGAGTTGGGGTATATGGCTCAATCCGATGCATTATATGAACAATTAAGTGGTCGAGAAAATTTACAGTTTTTTGCTGAGATGCGCGGTGTTAAAAATATTTCCAATGAAATTGATCGAGTTGCGAAAATTGTTGATTTAACATCTAATTTAGATAAATATACTTCTGGATATTCCGGCGGAATGAAGCGTCGGTTATCATTGGCAATCGCCTTTTTAGGAAATCCTAAACTATTGATATTGGATGAACCAACGGTTGGAATTGACCCATCATTACGGCGACAAATTTGGCATGAACTACAAGAGATGCGAGATCATGGGCATACTATTCTGGTAACAACTCACGTCATGGATGAAGCCGAATTAGTGGATCGGGTAGCTTTATTACTTGGCGGTAGGTTAATTGCTAATGATAGCCCTAAGGCTTTGGAAGATGCTTATCATGTTGATTCAATTGAGGAAGTCTTTTTGATGGCAGAGGAGAAAAAATAA
- the pepT gene encoding peptidase T, giving the protein MVKVQHSELLDRFLKYVRMDTRSNEASTTVPSDSKEVDFIANLANELEAIGVQNIRTMADGYLFAEIPSNLNIAVPVIGFIAHVDTADFPSERVNPQIVENYDGHSVIQLNPDYQLDPKQFPNLTHYQGDTLITTDGTTLLGADDKAGVAEIMNMAQFLVQHPAVEHGKIMLAFGPDEEIGTGADHFDVDNFNADFAYTVDGGPLGELEWETFSAAMATVKIQGLNVHPGSAKDTMVNALQVAMDYHAQLPEHDRPEHTTRREGFWHLIKLTGTPEQAQMQYLVRDHDRNQFELRKQKLHTIAEQMNHIFKTSRIQITSKDEYYNMGEILKDNMYPVELASAALKSLAIEPKIEPIRGGTDGSKITFLGLPTPNLFAGGENMHGRYEYISLQVMQKAVDTLLKISELNVLQTREK; this is encoded by the coding sequence ATGGTAAAGGTACAACATTCAGAATTACTAGATCGTTTCTTGAAGTATGTTCGAATGGATACTCGTTCTAATGAAGCATCAACAACGGTTCCTTCAGATTCGAAAGAAGTCGATTTTATAGCCAATTTAGCGAATGAATTAGAAGCGATTGGTGTGCAAAATATTAGAACGATGGCAGATGGATATCTTTTTGCTGAAATTCCTAGTAACTTAAATATTGCTGTTCCAGTGATTGGTTTTATTGCTCATGTCGATACCGCCGACTTTCCGTCTGAACGGGTGAATCCTCAAATCGTCGAAAATTATGATGGTCATTCCGTAATTCAATTGAATCCAGATTACCAATTAGATCCGAAACAATTTCCAAATCTAACGCATTATCAGGGCGACACCTTAATCACAACTGATGGAACGACATTATTAGGTGCTGATGACAAAGCTGGAGTAGCAGAAATTATGAACATGGCACAGTTTCTAGTACAACATCCAGCGGTGGAACACGGTAAAATTATGCTGGCTTTTGGCCCAGATGAGGAAATTGGCACTGGTGCGGACCATTTCGATGTCGATAATTTCAATGCTGATTTTGCTTATACTGTGGATGGGGGACCACTAGGGGAACTTGAATGGGAAACCTTTTCGGCCGCTATGGCAACCGTGAAGATCCAAGGATTAAATGTTCATCCTGGTTCAGCTAAGGATACAATGGTAAATGCCTTACAAGTCGCGATGGATTATCACGCGCAATTGCCTGAGCATGATCGTCCTGAACATACTACCCGGCGTGAGGGTTTCTGGCATCTAATTAAATTGACGGGAACCCCCGAACAAGCCCAGATGCAATATTTAGTTCGTGACCATGATCGCAATCAATTTGAACTACGTAAGCAAAAACTACATACGATTGCTGAGCAAATGAATCATATTTTTAAGACTTCACGAATTCAGATAACGTCAAAAGACGAATACTATAATATGGGTGAAATCTTAAAGGATAATATGTATCCGGTTGAATTGGCTTCGGCAGCATTAAAATCATTAGCAATCGAACCCAAGATTGAACCTATTCGGGGTGGTACGGATGGCTCAAAAATTACTTTTCTAGGGTTACCAACGCCCAATTTATTTGCCGGCGGTGAGAATATGCATGGACGTTATGAATATATATCATTACAAGTCATGCAAAAAGCGGTTGATACTTTATTGAAAATCTCTGAATTAAATGTTTTACAGACAAGGGAGAAGTGA
- the rpmG gene encoding 50S ribosomal protein L33, translating to MRINILLEAAETGERIYLTSKNRRNTPDRLELKKYSPKLRKVTTFKEVK from the coding sequence ATGCGCATTAACATTTTGTTAGAAGCCGCCGAAACAGGTGAGCGTATCTATCTAACTTCTAAGAATCGTCGTAACACGCCCGATCGTTTGGAGTTAAAGAAGTATTCTCCAAAGTTGCGCAAAGTTACCACATTCAAGGAGGTTAAGTAA
- the ndk gene encoding nucleoside-diphosphate kinase yields the protein MTERTLAIVKPDGVIQKKVGEIIRRIERKGYDIIDIKMIQADEELLKAHYVELADRPFFPGLMHYMMEHPVVAIVVEGDNVVKGWRTLMGLTNPTEAAPGTIRGDFGRDWPGDEVRNVVHGSDSPENAQREIGLWFPELAK from the coding sequence ATGACAGAACGAACATTAGCAATTGTTAAGCCAGATGGGGTTATTCAAAAAAAAGTCGGCGAAATTATTCGACGGATTGAACGAAAAGGTTATGATATTATTGATATCAAAATGATTCAAGCTGACGAAGAATTGTTAAAAGCCCACTATGTTGAATTAGCAGACCGTCCTTTCTTCCCAGGATTAATGCATTATATGATGGAGCATCCGGTGGTGGCAATTGTCGTTGAAGGAGATAATGTCGTCAAAGGTTGGCGAACTTTAATGGGGCTTACAAATCCTACTGAAGCTGCTCCTGGGACCATTCGTGGTGATTTCGGAAGAGATTGGCCTGGTGATGAAGTTCGTAATGTTGTACATGGGTCTGATTCGCCAGAAAATGCGCAACGAGAAATTGGGTTATGGTTTCCAGAATTAGCTAAATAA
- a CDS encoding 5' nucleotidase, NT5C type produces the protein MVKKPKLFLDMDNTLVDTLPILTAATEQAIEMGLEKPDQIPDIFRHLKPLPGALNGIKTLSKYYDLYILSTAPWFNASSWSNKMEWLNEYFGNDAQSPFYKHVIMTHDKGLARAEGGILIDDRPYHGAAKWDDASSGTAWIQYDYNKQMNWTADNGLMQLLIQTAQIYQVQSLSEREALIKASQAMNLSFHGSLEHFEKANWE, from the coding sequence ATGGTTAAAAAACCTAAATTATTTTTAGATATGGACAATACGTTGGTGGATACTTTACCCATTTTAACAGCGGCGACTGAACAGGCCATTGAAATGGGCTTAGAGAAGCCCGATCAAATTCCAGATATATTTCGGCATCTCAAGCCATTACCTGGGGCTTTGAATGGTATCAAAACTTTGTCTAAATACTATGATTTATATATCTTATCAACAGCACCGTGGTTTAATGCAAGCTCATGGTCAAATAAAATGGAATGGTTGAATGAATACTTTGGCAACGATGCACAGAGTCCGTTCTATAAGCACGTCATTATGACACACGATAAAGGTCTTGCTAGAGCGGAAGGTGGCATCTTAATCGACGATCGTCCTTATCATGGTGCCGCGAAATGGGATGATGCATCCAGCGGAACGGCTTGGATTCAATATGATTATAATAAACAGATGAACTGGACAGCAGACAATGGTTTAATGCAACTATTAATTCAAACGGCACAAATTTATCAAGTGCAGAGTTTATCTGAACGAGAAGCCTTAATCAAAGCAAGCCAAGCCATGAATTTATCATTTCATGGATCGCTCGAACATTTTGAAAAAGCAAACTGGGAATAG
- a CDS encoding tRNA (adenine(22)-N(1))-methyltransferase, protein MDAINLSKRLACVAKFIPKGARLADIGSDHAYLPAHLLLNQKIDFAIAGEVALGPLQNAQAEIKNAELTKQLEPRLGDGFAVIKPNDHIDTVVIAGMGGQLIQKILAEGHREHHQYEKLILQPNTDTAMVRTWLQNNQYALVDETMLFDDGHYYEVLVAQPGITSFTEQQITFGPFNLQHQTLTWKQRWQSELNRLNQLLITLFQAKQGNSIAYQEYQNQAQQIKEVLGNASEKTNSSD, encoded by the coding sequence ATGGATGCCATTAATTTGTCAAAACGATTAGCGTGTGTCGCTAAGTTTATTCCAAAAGGGGCTCGCTTAGCTGATATTGGCTCAGACCATGCCTACTTACCTGCGCATCTCTTACTAAATCAAAAAATAGATTTTGCGATTGCTGGAGAAGTAGCGCTTGGGCCACTGCAAAATGCTCAAGCGGAGATTAAAAATGCGGAATTGACCAAGCAATTAGAGCCACGTTTGGGTGATGGATTTGCCGTGATCAAACCAAATGACCACATTGATACAGTTGTGATTGCCGGGATGGGTGGGCAATTGATTCAAAAAATATTAGCAGAGGGTCATCGCGAACATCATCAATACGAAAAACTAATTTTGCAACCCAATACCGATACTGCAATGGTACGAACTTGGTTACAAAATAATCAGTATGCACTCGTCGATGAAACGATGCTTTTTGATGATGGGCACTACTACGAAGTTTTAGTTGCGCAGCCTGGTATCACGTCTTTTACAGAGCAACAAATTACATTTGGACCATTTAATTTACAGCACCAAACCCTAACTTGGAAACAGAGGTGGCAGTCAGAATTGAACCGGTTAAATCAATTATTAATAACCTTATTTCAAGCCAAACAAGGTAATTCAATTGCATATCAAGAATATCAAAATCAAGCCCAACAAATTAAGGAGGTATTAGGAAATGCAAGCGAAAAAACTAATTCAAGCGATTGA
- a CDS encoding TetR/AcrR family transcriptional regulator encodes MTDKIIDDFNDLIASMEMPAGKRKVIGAAVSLFSEQGFNGTSTAQISELSGMSEATIFKYFKTKRGLLETIINPLIDNLLPNYGQEFVQNRVPKDQGLEQTIHLIVIDRLTFIYDNRLILQILMSEVLVNNELLDRLKQKATPLIIQLSSTFETLITNSKFSVIDLFRLLVGQMFFELLRITKFEDTNNDYDIQLIADKITKSIVATF; translated from the coding sequence ATGACAGATAAAATAATTGATGATTTCAATGACTTAATCGCTAGCATGGAAATGCCAGCGGGAAAACGTAAAGTAATTGGTGCAGCTGTCAGTCTTTTCTCTGAACAGGGTTTCAATGGAACATCAACTGCTCAAATCTCGGAATTATCGGGCATGAGTGAAGCGACTATTTTTAAGTATTTTAAAACTAAACGAGGCTTACTAGAGACTATTATCAATCCATTAATTGATAATTTATTGCCAAACTATGGGCAAGAATTTGTTCAAAATCGAGTTCCTAAGGATCAAGGTTTGGAACAAACAATTCATTTAATCGTGATTGACCGTCTAACTTTCATTTATGATAATCGTCTTATTCTACAAATTTTAATGAGTGAAGTTTTAGTTAATAACGAATTACTAGATCGATTAAAACAAAAAGCAACTCCCCTAATAATACAATTAAGTTCAACTTTTGAGACTTTAATTACAAATTCAAAATTTTCCGTCATTGATTTATTTCGGCTTTTAGTTGGTCAAATGTTCTTTGAGTTACTGCGTATTACTAAATTTGAAGATACAAATAATGATTATGACATTCAGCTGATTGCTGATAAAATTACTAAAAGCATTGTAGCAACGTTTTAA
- a CDS encoding dihydrofolate reductase family protein produces MNRSKVIIHMYVSIDGKIDGYYGSAISGSYYSDELFRLSNADANGRATIQMYAASGKPDLSKYDSAGINYEDWIPNIQSKTWSISFDRKGQCGWEQNYFEYNDHKMHAIEIVTKQASKKYLAFLRSMNIPYIIGGETEFNLEEVLAKLKQYFKINTLAVCGGAVINGYFLKEHVVDEISLVVAPHVDGNVIQKVAFDTLGNQVNDTFYFNSAKPLDDGGVHLIFKKETN; encoded by the coding sequence ATGAACCGCAGTAAAGTTATTATTCACATGTACGTTTCGATTGATGGTAAAATCGATGGTTATTATGGTAGTGCCATTTCAGGATCCTATTATTCAGATGAATTATTTCGTCTAAGTAATGCTGATGCAAACGGAAGAGCAACAATTCAAATGTATGCAGCTTCAGGTAAGCCTGATTTAAGTAAGTATGATTCTGCTGGAATTAATTATGAGGACTGGATTCCAAATATTCAATCAAAAACCTGGTCTATCTCGTTTGATCGTAAGGGGCAATGTGGCTGGGAACAGAATTATTTCGAATATAATGACCATAAAATGCATGCCATTGAAATTGTAACCAAGCAAGCTAGTAAAAAATATTTAGCATTTCTGCGTTCAATGAATATACCCTATATTATTGGTGGTGAAACAGAATTTAATTTAGAAGAAGTATTGGCTAAACTAAAGCAATACTTTAAAATTAATACTTTGGCTGTTTGTGGTGGTGCTGTAATTAATGGCTACTTTTTAAAAGAACACGTCGTAGATGAAATTTCCTTAGTCGTTGCACCTCATGTTGATGGAAATGTAATACAAAAAGTAGCTTTCGATACTTTAGGAAATCAAGTTAATGATACATTCTATTTTAACAGCGCTAAACCGTTAGATGATGGTGGAGTTCATTTGATTTTCAAAAAAGAGACTAATTAG